Below is a window of Fimbriimonadia bacterium DNA.
CCTGCGCATCGGCCACGGCTCCCGCGAACCCGGCGATCACCGAGCCGCCAGCTAACTTTCGCACCTTCCGCGCGGTGTGTTTCAGTACCACCGCTTGGTCCGCCAACGTCACCTGGCCGTCCCCGCCGATTGCCACCGTGCCGTCGCGCTTCACCCCCAGTATCGTGGTCGCGTGGATGTTCATTCCTCTGCCTCCTCGGCCCGCGGATGGGCCTGTTCGTATGCCTTGCGTAGGCGCTCGATACTCAGGTGCGTATACACCTGCGTCGTCTGGATCCGCGCATGCCCCAGAAGTTCCTGCACGCTCCTTAGGTCCGCACCGCCATCCAGCAGGTGCGTCGCAAACGAGTGGCGCAACGTGTGAGGCCCGGCGCGAAGTCCCACTTTTGCCGCCGCCCTCTGAGCCAGCCGGTGTATGGACCGTACCGTCAGCCGGCCACCCTTCGAGTTCAGGAACAAGGCCGGCTCTACCCGTTTCGATAGTAGCTTCGGTCTCCCGTGCGCGACATACTCGACCAGTGCTTCTGTTGCTGCTCGACCAAATACAGCAATCCGCTCCTTCGACCCTTTGCCCAGCACGCGACAGGTGCCGGCAGTTATGTCGAGGTCCGACACGTTCAAATTGCACAATTCCTGTACTCGGAGGCCGGCGCCGTACAGCAGTTCCAGCGCAGCGCGATCCCGCAGCGCCGTTGGTTCCCCTCCCTGCACGCCCTCGACCAACTGAGCAGCTTGCCTCGCGGTCAGCGCCTTCGGCAGCCGCTCGCGGCGGATGGGCGCCTCGACCTCTAGTGTCGGGTCTCTCTCGACCATGCCCCGCGAGCGGAGAAAGCGGTAGAAGCTGCGAACGGCGTAGAGCTTTCGCGCCGGGGTCGAGGCTTTCGCGTGAGAGAAGGCGCGCAGGAACCTACGCACGTGTTCGGGGCGCACCGCCTCCGGCGAACGGACTCCGGCTTGGTCACACACCTCGGCAAACTGGGCGAGGTCCGTCGCATATGCCTTCACAGTATGCGCCGCGCGACTCGTCGCCAGGTGCCCGAGGAACCGCTCGATGGCTTCATCCATCTCAGATCTCGCCCAACTCCTCACGAACGAACTGCCGTATGGCGTCCCGTGCGGCACCCAGCTTAGCCATGCGTCGCTGCTGCTTGTCCCGTATCGGTGGCTCGGGATCGGGAAGCAGCCCCCAGTTGGCGTTCATCGGGGCAAACTCCTTGGCCGGACAGGAGGCCACGTAGTCCAACAGAGCGCCAATCATGCTCTCGCGAGGCGGCGTAACCGGTCCGCATCCTCGAACCATACGTGCTGCGTTTATGCCTGCGACGATGCCGGCAGCCGCAGACTCGATGTAGCCCTCTACGCCCACCAACTGCCCGGCGAAGAATAGCCCGTCGTCCCTACGAAACTGTAGCGTCGGGAACAGCAGCCTGGGTGAGTCCAGATATGTGTTGCGGTGGATGACGCCGTAGCGCACGAACTCCGCCTGCTCCAGCCCAGGAATCATCCGGAACACGCGGCGTTGCTCCCCCCACTTCATCCGGGTCTGACACCCGACCAAGCTATAGAGTGTTTTGTCTAAGTTCTCTGGTCTAAGTTGCACAACGGCGTACAGTCTGTCGCTCGACCCCGGGTTGGTCAGACCAACAGGCTTGAAGTTGCCGAATGCCAGCGAACGCCGACCACGGCGCGCTATCTCTTCGATGGGTAGGCAGCCCTCGAAGTACTGCGGCTGCTCGAAATCGTGCAGCGGAACCTGCTCGGCTGTCAGAAGGGCGTCTACGAACGCCTCGTATTGGTCCTCGGTCATTGGGCAGTTCAGATAGTCGCCACCGCTCTTGTCGTAGCGCGACTGTGGGAAGACGACCGAGTGGTCGAGGCTGGATGCCTCCACGGTTGGTGACACCGCATCATAGAAGTACAGGTGCTGCCGTCCCGTGAGTCGCCCGATGGCTTGGCAGAGCCGGTCGGAGGTGAGTGGGCCCGTCGCAATCACCAATGGGCGATCGGCTGGGATCTCGGCGGCCTCCGTTCGCAAAACTTCGATCAGAGGATGGGCCTCGATGCGGCGCGTGATCTCGGATGCAAACTGCTCGCGATCCACCGCGAGCGCCTCGCCGGCAGGTACAGCGAACTGGCGGGCGACCGGGATCACCAGCGAGCCCAGCATCTCCATCTCGGCCTTCAGCTCGCCGGAAGGACTGTCCGGAAGCGCGGACTTGAACGAGTTGCTGCACACGAGTTCGCACAGAAGCCCGCTCTTGTGCGCCGGGGTCATGGTCTCGGGACGCATTTCGATCAGGCGCACGCACACGCCACGCTGCGCAGCCGCCCATGCTGCCTCCACTCCGGCGAACCCGCCGCCTAGGATCGTGATCCTTTCTTCCATCGGCTGGATTCTACCGGCGCGGCACAGGTTACAGTGGCCGGCCTACCTCGCCCAGCATCTTCTTGCGAACCAGAGGGATGGGAGGAGTGCCGATACGCAGGAACCTATCGTGGAACTCCTTCAGGGATGCGCCACGATTCTGCGCCATGAAGTCTTCTCGCAGCTTCAACATCATCAGCTTGCCGAGCGTGTAGCTGCTGTAGAACGGGTCCACGGTGCCGCGTCGCGCCTCTCGCACCGCGTTCACGGGTTCCAGGTAGCCTTTCTTCTGGAATACGCTCACTGCCTCCTCATAGCTCATTTCACCTGTGTGCATGCCGATGCCTACCACCAGCCTACAGGCTCGCAGCAGCGCCTCCTGAATCTGCCCGAGGTGAAACCTAGCATCACCCCCGTTCAGCCCCTGCTCGATCACCATCTCCTCCACATAGTGCGCCCACCCCTCTACCGCGGAGTAGGATCCGAATAACTTGCGTGCTCTCGACCCCCATAGGTGTTGGTGTAGGAATTGTGTGTAGTGGCCGGGATAGGCTTCGTGCACGCTCGTGGATGTTAGTGTGTAGCGATTATACGAGCGCATATGCTGCTCGATGGTGTCGGCGTCCCACTCCGGCAGCGCGGTCGTAACGTTGTAGTATGCCTCCGTCGAGTTCTGCTCGAACGGGCCCGGCGTGTCCATGCTGGCAAAGGTCAGCTCGCGAAAGAACTCCGGTGTGGGTTCTACCGTACACCGCACCTCGCTCGGGAATGTTAGTATCTCTCTCTCCACGCAGAAAGCTCGAAGGTCCTCCAGCAGACTGGACGTGTATGTCAGCAGATCATCGGCGGACGGATGGTCTTTCGAGAGAGTCTCGAACACCTCGGCAGGTGTTGCCGAAGCATCGATCTCGCTGCATGTGGCGACGAAGACTTCGCTGAGCCGATCCAACTCTCGCCGTCCGATCTCGAACACGTCACCGAGTGGCATGTCAATCAGCTCGGCCTGCCGCATGTAAGACTCGTAAGCCTTTTCCCCGATGGCGAACTCGGGTGTGGCGACAGCCTTCTTCTCTTCGCACCACGCTGCCAGCCGGCGATACTCGCTGGCCGCGGCCTCGATCGCACTTCGCAGCCGCACTTGCATCGCAGCATCCTGCACCCCCGCGAATGCCGCTGGGAGTGAGTTTTCCAAGAAGGGAATCGTGTCTCGAATCGAGTTGACAGCGATGTCCATCGGAATGCGCGATGGGTCGGTTAGGCGCGCCCGCGCAGCCTCGGCCACAGCGGGGAACTTCTCGAGGCGAGAGGTGACGTTTCCCATTCGCACCTCGGCCGGTGCGAAGGTTCGCTTCGAAGGCGTGAACAGACCCCAGCAGAAGCTACCTAGGATCTCGTCGGGCGTGCGCGCGCTCAGGCGCACTTCCTCTTCGTACACGAGTTGTCCGCGAAGGAATGCCAGTGTTAGGTCTCGGTCGAGCGCACCGTGCTCGTCCAGACCCGTGGGCTCTATCGCCTCCAGTCGGCGCGCCTGCCCGGCACGCTCGCGAATCGCGGCCTGCACCGCGGCGGGGGAATGGTCGGTCACTTCGTCATCGTAGTCGTGAACGCCCGCATAGGTTGCAAACTCGGGGCTTCGGCGAAGCTCGCTGTCAACGAC
It encodes the following:
- a CDS encoding DUF885 domain-containing protein, giving the protein MMNDATVVDRLCDEVVDSELRRSPEFATYAGVHDYDDEVTDHSPAAVQAAIRERAGQARRLEAIEPTGLDEHGALDRDLTLAFLRGQLVYEEEVRLSARTPDEILGSFCWGLFTPSKRTFAPAEVRMGNVTSRLEKFPAVAEAARARLTDPSRIPMDIAVNSIRDTIPFLENSLPAAFAGVQDAAMQVRLRSAIEAAASEYRRLAAWCEEKKAVATPEFAIGEKAYESYMRQAELIDMPLGDVFEIGRRELDRLSEVFVATCSEIDASATPAEVFETLSKDHPSADDLLTYTSSLLEDLRAFCVEREILTFPSEVRCTVEPTPEFFRELTFASMDTPGPFEQNSTEAYYNVTTALPEWDADTIEQHMRSYNRYTLTSTSVHEAYPGHYTQFLHQHLWGSRARKLFGSYSAVEGWAHYVEEMVIEQGLNGGDARFHLGQIQEALLRACRLVVGIGMHTGEMSYEEAVSVFQKKGYLEPVNAVREARRGTVDPFYSSYTLGKLMMLKLREDFMAQNRGASLKEFHDRFLRIGTPPIPLVRKKMLGEVGRPL
- the trmFO gene encoding methylenetetrahydrofolate--tRNA-(uracil(54)-C(5))-methyltransferase (FADH(2)-oxidizing) TrmFO, whose protein sequence is MEERITILGGGFAGVEAAWAAAQRGVCVRLIEMRPETMTPAHKSGLLCELVCSNSFKSALPDSPSGELKAEMEMLGSLVIPVARQFAVPAGEALAVDREQFASEITRRIEAHPLIEVLRTEAAEIPADRPLVIATGPLTSDRLCQAIGRLTGRQHLYFYDAVSPTVEASSLDHSVVFPQSRYDKSGGDYLNCPMTEDQYEAFVDALLTAEQVPLHDFEQPQYFEGCLPIEEIARRGRRSLAFGNFKPVGLTNPGSSDRLYAVVQLRPENLDKTLYSLVGCQTRMKWGEQRRVFRMIPGLEQAEFVRYGVIHRNTYLDSPRLLFPTLQFRRDDGLFFAGQLVGVEGYIESAAAGIVAGINAARMVRGCGPVTPPRESMIGALLDYVASCPAKEFAPMNANWGLLPDPEPPIRDKQQRRMAKLGAARDAIRQFVREELGEI
- a CDS encoding tyrosine recombinase XerC; protein product: MDEAIERFLGHLATSRAAHTVKAYATDLAQFAEVCDQAGVRSPEAVRPEHVRRFLRAFSHAKASTPARKLYAVRSFYRFLRSRGMVERDPTLEVEAPIRRERLPKALTARQAAQLVEGVQGGEPTALRDRAALELLYGAGLRVQELCNLNVSDLDITAGTCRVLGKGSKERIAVFGRAATEALVEYVAHGRPKLLSKRVEPALFLNSKGGRLTVRSIHRLAQRAAAKVGLRAGPHTLRHSFATHLLDGGADLRSVQELLGHARIQTTQVYTHLSIERLRKAYEQAHPRAEEAEE